In one window of Aceticella autotrophica DNA:
- a CDS encoding phosphatidylglycerophosphatase A family protein: MKNTTIELLKERGVTIDDMAELVIELQKKYYTLTKDECIASINSVLNKREVQNAVLTGITLDKLAEKNMLEEPLLSILKRDEPLYGIDEILALSITNIYGSIGLTNFGYLDKIKLGIIGKLNEDKNEHCNTFIDDLVAAIVAAACSKIAHSHKDNECAHNENEC, from the coding sequence ATGAAAAATACAACAATTGAGCTTTTAAAAGAACGCGGTGTAACAATTGATGACATGGCAGAGCTTGTAATTGAACTTCAAAAAAAATACTATACGTTAACAAAAGATGAATGTATTGCAAGCATTAATTCAGTACTTAATAAAAGAGAGGTACAAAATGCAGTCTTAACAGGTATAACCCTTGATAAATTAGCTGAAAAAAATATGCTTGAGGAACCACTTCTTTCTATATTAAAGCGTGACGAACCACTATACGGCATTGATGAAATTCTTGCGTTAAGTATTACAAATATATATGGTTCAATAGGACTTACAAATTTTGGTTACCTCGATAAAATCAAGCTTGGTATAATAGGTAAATTAAACGAAGATAAAAATGAACACTGCAATACCTTTATTGATGATTTAGTTGCAGCAATTGTTGCAGCCGCATGTTCTAAAATAGCACATTCTCATAAAGATAATGAATG
- the gltX gene encoding glutamate--tRNA ligase, translating to MSDIRVRFAPSPTGNLHIGGARTALFNWLFARHNEGCLILRVDDTDIERSTEKSMEAILDGLKWLGLDWDEGPFYQAQRLERYREYAQQLLNEGKAYYCFCSKEELDEMRKKAQKDGRPSMYSGKCRDLKQEMIEKYLEEGKKPVIRLKVPRAGKTVVHDIIRGNVEFENSTFDDFIIMKSDNMPTYNFATVIDDYEFKISHVIRAEEHLSNTPKQILIYEALEFKLPEFAHVSMVLAPDRSKLSKRHGATSVQEFRDLGYLPEAIINYITLLGWIPQDGEEIFDTSKSIKEFTLERVSKNPAIYDTKKLTWLNGHYIREYDIDKLTNMVIPFLQKKNLIGDNYDYNYIKKIVNLVREREKTLIDIADASSYYFAEIEEYDKKGVKKYFLKTGVIDILKKAKKALENVEPFTVENTEDAYRRLIEELKISSGNLFHPTRLAISGRTFGPGLFDIMELLGKAKTLERIEKAVEYIENYHEEVE from the coding sequence ATGAGTGATATAAGAGTGAGATTTGCGCCAAGTCCTACTGGCAATTTGCATATAGGTGGTGCACGTACAGCATTGTTTAATTGGTTATTTGCAAGACATAATGAAGGATGTTTAATTCTTAGGGTAGATGATACTGATATTGAACGTTCTACCGAGAAATCTATGGAAGCTATTCTTGATGGTTTAAAATGGCTTGGTTTAGACTGGGATGAGGGTCCTTTTTATCAAGCTCAAAGGTTAGAAAGATATAGGGAATATGCTCAACAACTTCTTAATGAAGGTAAAGCATATTATTGTTTTTGCTCAAAGGAAGAACTTGACGAAATGAGAAAAAAAGCTCAAAAAGACGGTAGACCTTCTATGTATTCAGGGAAGTGCAGGGATTTAAAACAGGAAATGATTGAAAAATACTTAGAAGAGGGTAAAAAACCGGTTATAAGGCTTAAAGTTCCCAGAGCAGGTAAAACAGTGGTTCATGATATAATAAGGGGAAATGTTGAGTTTGAAAATTCAACATTTGATGATTTTATAATAATGAAATCCGATAATATGCCGACATATAATTTTGCGACGGTTATTGATGATTATGAGTTTAAGATATCTCATGTAATAAGAGCAGAAGAGCATCTTTCCAATACCCCCAAACAAATCTTGATATATGAGGCATTGGAATTCAAACTCCCAGAATTTGCACATGTTTCAATGGTTCTGGCGCCTGATAGGAGCAAGCTCAGCAAAAGACATGGAGCAACATCTGTACAGGAATTTAGAGATTTAGGATATTTACCGGAAGCAATAATTAATTATATAACATTATTGGGATGGATACCTCAAGATGGAGAGGAAATATTTGATACTTCGAAAAGCATAAAGGAATTTACACTTGAAAGGGTTTCTAAAAATCCTGCAATATATGATACAAAAAAATTAACGTGGCTAAATGGACACTATATAAGGGAATATGATATCGATAAACTGACAAATATGGTTATACCTTTTCTGCAAAAGAAAAATTTAATTGGGGATAACTATGATTATAATTACATTAAAAAGATTGTTAATTTAGTGAGAGAGAGGGAAAAAACCCTTATAGATATTGCCGATGCTTCATCATATTATTTTGCAGAGATAGAAGAGTATGATAAAAAGGGTGTAAAAAAATATTTTTTAAAGACCGGCGTTATAGACATATTGAAAAAAGCGAAAAAAGCATTAGAAAATGTAGAGCCCTTTACAGTGGAAAATACAGAAGATGCATACAGAAGGCTTATTGAGGAACTGAAAATTTCCAGCGGGAATTTATTTCACCCAACGAGGCTCGCAATATCTGGCAGGACATTTGGACCTGGTTTGTTTGATATTATGGAACTTTTAGGAAAGGCTAAAAC